TTTAAAATTTATGTTTTTTAAAGTTAAATCTCTTCCAGGATAATTAAAATTTACATTATTAAAAATAATTTCTCCTTTAATATCTATAGGTTCAATTTTTATTTTTCCATCTTTTATTTTTATAGGCGTATCTATGAGATCAATTACTCTATCTATTGAAGCCATAGATCTCTGAAAATCATCTAAAACATGCCCCAAAGTAGTTAAAGGCCACAATAGTCTTTGTGTAATAAACACTAAAAAACTATACGTTCCTACATCAAGTGTCTTATTCCAAGTTTGGAAACCTCCAATTAATAGAATCGCTATAAAAGCAAATAAGATTGCAAATCTTATAAGAGGGATAAAAGCAGAAGATAATTTTATTGCAGCCTTATTGCTTCTTTGATAATCTAGGCTTTCTTTATTTAATCTATTTAGTTCCCATTTTTCTTTAGTAAAACTTTTTATCGTTAGAATTCCACTTAAATTATTATTAAGTCTTGATGCCAACAGTCCAGCTTTATTTCTAACATCTCTATATTTTGGAGCAAGCTTCCTTTGAAATTTAATTGATCCTAAAAATATAATTGGAATAGGAAAGAAAGCGAATAAAGCAATTTTTGGAGCAACAAAAATCATAGTACTCCCAATTATTAAGACAGTTATAAATAGCTGAATAATCTGATTAGCCCCTTGGTCTAGAAATCTCTCGAGTTGATTTATATCATCATTCAAAATAGATAATAGCCTTCCAGTATTATCATTTTCAAAAAAATCCATATCTAATTCCTGGATATGCTCATAAGCTTTAATTCTTAATTTATGTTGAGATAGCTGAGCTAAATTTCTCCATAAAATCGAATATAAATATTCAAAGTAGGATTCACCAGACCAAACTATTCCTGAAGCAAATGCAAGAAAAATCAATTGTGCTGGAACTTCTTTTATC
This region of Prochlorococcus sp. MIT 0604 genomic DNA includes:
- a CDS encoding ABC transporter ATP-binding protein → MRSKNNQNPIIRLYLNLIEERTLLFFAFLSSIINKILDLAPPVIIGLAVDIVVKEQNSWIAGFGIKEVPAQLIFLAFASGIVWSGESYFEYLYSILWRNLAQLSQHKLRIKAYEHIQELDMDFFENDNTGRLLSILNDDINQLERFLDQGANQIIQLFITVLIIGSTMIFVAPKIALFAFFPIPIIFLGSIKFQRKLAPKYRDVRNKAGLLASRLNNNLSGILTIKSFTKEKWELNRLNKESLDYQRSNKAAIKLSSAFIPLIRFAILFAFIAILLIGGFQTWNKTLDVGTYSFLVFITQRLLWPLTTLGHVLDDFQRSMASIDRVIDLIDTPIKIKDGKIKIEPIDIKGEIIFNNVNFNYPGRDLTLKNINFKIENYSTLGIVGLTGSGKSTIIKLLLRIYDINNGSITLDGISIKEINLRDLRKCISLVSQETYLFHGSVQENIAYGSINPSLKDIIKASKIAEAHKFIEQLPDGYKTIVGERGQRLSGGQRQRIALARAVLKDAPILILDEATASVDNETEALIQKSLSKITKERTTIVIAHRLSTIKNADNIVVINKGKIVESGKHEKLLDQNRIYADLWNVQVGI